A window of Poecilia reticulata strain Guanapo unplaced genomic scaffold, Guppy_female_1.0+MT scaffold_271, whole genome shotgun sequence genomic DNA:
CCCTGCTGGGTTCCTCCAGCACCGGATCCAGCTGAGTCAGAGAGCAGGAAGTGATTAGTGACTCGGGAGCGGCTCAGTCCAGGGCAGCACCTTCTATCGGCGCCGATTTCCTTCgttttgggagattggtgatcgCTGATACTTGCATGGGAAGCAGATCTTCCTcaacaaaagtctgaaaatcagccacagACCTTTTCTGCTCTGCAATGAGAGGTTTGACTGTTGGCCCCGCCCACTGGGCTTAGCCCCGCCCACCGGACTGAGCCCCGCCCACTGGCATAGCCCCGCCCACCGGGCTGAGCCCTGCAGGTTTGCAGGTAACATTAGTGACCCTCCTGTTGCCAACTCGGCaacttttatttcagacaaaaaaaaattatgggccAAAATCGGACTGGGCAGGTCCGACTTTTTAAAGGTCGGGAATCGTCCGGAAAGCTGCACCTGCAGCTCAGTCAGTAAAAATCGTCACATTTCTCCTCCTGTCTGTTTCAGGTTCCCTCATCCTGAAACCctgaagtagaagaagaagaagtgagaTCTGTGACTCCACCTGACCGCTGGGGAAAGCGAAGTGAAACAAGGGAACAGAAACGGGAACGCCTCGCTCCGGCTGATTTGGGACCAGAACCGGCACAATGCCTCGGTGATGGAGTAGCTGCGGGTCCAGAGCCGTGGGTGCGGCGCTGCTCCGGCGGGACGGGGATCGGCTGCAGGAGGGCGGCTGTGACATGCTGAACGCTGCGGCGCTGCAGAAACGCTGTGTCTGGATTCACCTGGAAATGTTCCCCGACCGGAGCTGCTGAAGTAAACGCAAACTGCATGTGCTCCTgggggggtcagaggtcacctcCTCATATGAAACTGGTTTTACTGGGAAAGTGGAAACGCGGCCATTCAGATGGCAGGAAAAGACTACAATCATCTCTTTAAGCTGCTCATCATTGGAGACTCCAGTTAGTATGTTTTACTAAAACTCCTTCAGTTCCTTCACCGCAGAATCAgctcaatgttttcatttccccATAAAGGAGAGTTTATTATCCTGAACTGCAGGATCCACAGATCAAGacaaacacataattatcacgtTTATAGTGGTTGTGTGAAGTAAGTAGGagcagtcagtatcttacctGCAGTCTAATTTATGGCTCAGTGTTAGAGCCagcctaaaaaaaattaatgacaaGACTACAAATTTACAACAATGAAGCTGAAATAAGAGagtaaagtcaaaattatacattagtctttttttaaaaatcgcaataatatgagaataaatatGTCTGACAATGaagtttgaataataaacagaactttaaacttctgtttattatataatatgagaaaaaagaaGTTATAATACTAGAAAGCTGTAACAGTTTGacataaagttgtaatattagcAGAATGAAGTCGCCTTTTTTTAGAAttacacaaaaagtaaaacatgaaaataataaatgatcaGCAGCAGAAGTTTGAAATGATTCGACGAGCTGCTCGTAACTGAAGCTTTTCTcactaaaacaacttttttccagtaattttacaactttattctggtaatattgtgTCTTATTgcatttaaggaaaaaaatctcagtCCAACATTAATTCCTTCAGTTTTTGTCCAAATCTTAAACATTTCCACCCGGAaagtaatttttgttgttgagcctTTAAACCACAGCAACATATTAAGatgaaagaaatgttaaaaaagttttatgtgaagttataataactaataaataaaatgatctggCAGCAGAAACCAGGCGGATCCTGGAGAATCCTGGAGAATCCTGGACTTCAGTCTGAACCGTTTCTGTTTCGCTGTCGGCTTTTCCTGATTAGCTGCTGATGTGTAACTGATGCcactcagtaaattagaatatcggTTATTTATTTCTGAGTAATTTAGTCAGCAGTAAAAATCTTATTGATTCCATGAAGCAACAGCCAGTTTGGTTTTACTTGAAGCAGGAAGGACACATGACAGTGAGGCTGGTTGAGCCAACAGGTCgctggaaagtttagtggaaggtaAAAGTCTGGTTTACTAAAGCAAATGAGCATTTTGATGCGGAGTGTGAGTTTTGCTCCTGCAGCTTCTGGTTCAGCTGGCCTCTCCCTGCTGGTTTTACTGGGAGGAAgccgcggcgcggcgcggcgcctGCCGGTTCCTCGGACCAGTTTGACCGCGACTCTAATCTGGCGTCTCATCTGTTCCTCCTCAGATGTGGGGAAGAGCAGCCTGCTGCTGCGCTTCGCAGACAACTCCTTCTCCGGTGAGTTTCTCTGGCTGCAGGTCGGCCGTTTCATCAGGTTCAGGCACCTCGGCGCTGCGCCGGCGTCCCGACACGCCTGCAGGGCGAAGTTatgaagaaaaactggaaatgaGCCGCAGAGCCgcttctctgctgctgcttctgtttccCAACCCGCAGGCTTCCTGCTCGCTCCCCCGCCACACTGAAGGAACCGCGCTGCAAACcggttttatttcaaaacgcTCCGTGGAAGTCAGAAACCGATTcggtgaaaaaacaaagaatttgatCCGTATCAAACCATCAGCATAAAAACTTTACAGCAAATATAAGAATAAAGgaacaaagtgaaaatgtattttcagccatttttgttgttttggccTCAACATGTGCAGCTAATATCCATACAAACTCTGAAATTATAAACTTAAGAAGTTTTAGtaattaaattgtatttgttgttaaataaaatatgtattatttattattaattgaattatttgggGACATTTCTGAACCCAGGAGTCTCTGAAACATCAACTGATCTGTTtccaaatgagaaaaatgtttttaaaatctttttatcaacatatttttattatgagtaacaaaagtcCAATATAAatactcatttttatttgttgatgttgaacaaactaataaaaagctaattttagcaATTAGTctgttttagtaaaaacatttttttatcctttatttGAGAGAAGATTAAATTTCTGACATGAGATAAAAATCGGCAGTAAAAACGACTGAATAGGAATAAATTATAGTGATTCAATGGATTCAGCATAGAATCAATGATGcacagaaaaatgaagcaacagattcaaatatttagttaaaaacgGTAAAAATGCAGGTTTGTGAtgcttttctaacttcctgcaGGCAGCTACATCACCACCATCGGAGTGGACTTTAAGATCCGGACGGTGGACATGGAGGGCGAGCGCGTCAAGCTGCAGATCTGGGACACGGCGGGCCAGGAGCGGTTCAGAACCATCACCTCCACGTAACGCTGCCTCTCCGCTGGCTTTCTGTTCTCGTGCCGCATCGTAGCGCTGATCCTGCGCCTTGTGCCGACAGATACTACAGGAACACGCACGGCGTCATCATCGTCTACGACGTGACCAACCCGGAGTCCTTCGTCAACGTCAAGCGCTGGCTGAACGAGATCTCGGAGAACTGCGACAACGTCTGCAAGATCCTGGGTGGGTCGGCTGCTCCGCCAGCGTTCACACCCCGAAACGTTTTCACTTCTTCTGCAGATTTAAGGACTTGGAGGCGATGGATTTAAAACAGAGTAGCACTTTTTCTACTTACACTAGTgcgtaaaataaaaagactaacAAACCCTGAACATCTGGTGAAGCATGTTGGGTAATCAGGAGGATTTTGAAAGGGCTCAATTTCCAGACACCATAAAACGGCTGGATGTTTTTTATAGCACTCTGCAGCTGTTGTTACATCAAACAGTTTCTACAAAGtatgtatgccacacttttcagatttgtaaaaaaaatagttcttcCATTTCATAGCGATTCTCTTTCTGTTGGTTTATAgcataaaataagtttaaggtttatgttgtaatgtgacaaaacggAGACGCTGATCAAATGTTGCAGCTATAATTAGTTAATCTGTTGCACCATGCAGACGCTCTGTCTGCTCTGAGGAAGGAAAAGGTAACATACTGCAACCTGAAGCGCTCTCACGTTGTTCAAACCGCCTGAACTTCCTTCTGAATGTGGAGTcgttgaaaacagaaaatcaaaaccagctttttgtttgttttcatttcttcatttctgcTCAGTGGGGAACAAGAACGACGATCCGGCCAAGAAGAAGGTGGACACCCAGGACGCCGTGCAGTTCGGGGCGTCGCTGGGCGTCCCTGTTTTCGAGACGAgtgccaaagaaaataaaaacgtagAAGAGGTGaaggattttattattttgacatttttacctAAAGATTCCAACTAATCAACTTATTGGAgctaaaattatattttctgtcaaagttttaaatgtttattttcagctaaaaaaagcaacaaaagtccaaataaaacctGAGCAGACGCTCAGAAATCCTGAAAACGTTTGAAACGCTTTACTTTAATGggattgttgcttttttttatggataaaaaatgattttatctcGAGATTCTCAGTTCCTGCAtaaaaaatgatagaaaacatttaacctGATTTTTACCAAATAACCTGATGGCAGGTTAAAATGGATTCGACTTCAGAATCAAGGACAGCTAGCAAGCTACTGTTAGCATCTGTTAGCATAGTTGTTGCTAAAAGCTAATGTTGACAGAGgctgctaacattagcttttccaatgatgagaaaaaatgtttaattattcatcagaatttctggtttttatttttcatgttgaaGAACAAACTACTTTCTAAGGCTGTTTATTTCACATTCTGTCGTTTtcaaaatgaagctgaaataaagtagaagatgcaataaaaaaatgattaaaataataaaaattgtaaatttttaaGTCAAGTTAATTTCTGGAAAACGAtctaaattcaaaaacatgtttttaaggATTGATTGCATCCTAAATATATAATTGCTATGAATATAAACACTAACGTACTGATCTAATGAAGTTTTACTAATTTGCAGAAAAACCaactaaatgttatttatactTCCTGTCTTTGGTTTGTCAAAAGTGAATTATGACTTTTTGtcaaacagaataaaagacaaaatgaattttcagcagaaaactaaagtgtttgatttaaaaaccatgaacatgaataatttaGTCATTTAGGTCACATCTGATGTTTcccagttaaaatgttttaatgttttctgaccagcagaacctccaggttTAACCGGGACGTTTTCTGAAGCACATCCAGGTCTGCTGCTCATGTTCGGTTTTCCTCTCCAGATGTTCATGGCGTTTACCCGCATGGTGCTCCACGCCAAGAAGGAAAGCCGGGACCGCGCCGAGAGGGAGCGCTTCCGGGAGAAAGACACGGTCAACATCAGCACCCAGAAGGACCGCGGCCACCGCAAGCGAGCCAAGAAGTGCTGCTGAGGCTCTGTGGCGGCGCGGAGCTGCAgcgcagagctgctgctgcggcgCTGCTGCgacctggagctgctgctgcggcgCTGCTGCAGCAcggagctgctgctgcggcaCAGAGCGGCCGGCGGTTCATGGTTCAACCTGAGGGAAAAGTCTGCAGCACTGACCAGGAGCTGAGGCAGCAGGCCGCTGTTTCACCTGTTTCACGCTCTCTGCATGGCTCCGCCACGTTTAGGAAAACTAAATATTCCTCCATATGCACTCGGATGCAAATCTGATCCATTCATACATATTTTATAACTTAAGACAATAAGatgaaagtttgtggttttatggaTTAAACTGGACATGAAACAAATGATCAGCTTTTCCCACCTGAAGCTGTAGAAATATCccatttaatcagatttattttccccCTGAAAACTGTAATCGTTAAAAAGCTAAACATTAAAAAGGCTGTGATTAATAATTCCTCCTGAAGTGAACTAATATCTTCTGGAGAAGCTTCCAGACGTTTGGTCCGACGGCAGCTGACGGGGTAAAAACACCGGCCTGTTCCTTTAACTTCACTCCTGAACCTGttgggtttttctgttttgatcctCAAAGGGACAGTTTGTTACTAAATGATGAGTTTGGTAATCTGCCTCGTTTCAGTCTGAATGGCTTCATAACCTCCTGTGAGCTTTTAATGTCTGCTGCCATGAAAAGGTTCAAATAAAGCAATAAGCCCAGATGTTCACTAAATCCTCCTCATGTCTGTAAAATGTTCTGCCTGGCGTGTAGAAATGCATCcgtctgctgctgtttgtgatgctttttacagaaaataaacgtTTAAAGTTTCTGGTGTTTCCGACGCACTGAAGCTTCTGTTCAGAGGAAAcggcaggaaaatgaaaaaacataaaatcagctgTTAGGTTATGGCTGAAtgttggaaaattaaaatatcCCAAGTTTCTCCTGAAAAATAAGTGCTTGGATTTCAATCCTTgaataataattcaataataATTCAAGGATTGAAATCCAAGCACTTATTTTTCAGGAGAAACGTGGGGATAACCAATATGTTATGTTGGttaaaatacaggaaaaatacaggaaaattaaaatatccCCACGTTTCTCCTGAAAAATAAGTGCTTGGATTTCAATCCTTGGATTATTAGATTTTATGTTGGTTAAGATACAGGTTTTATCCTCGGTGGGAAACGGCAGCGCAGTCTAAACTGCACAAATCTGACATTTAcacacataaaacaataaaaatcatgaCATGCATAACCTGTTAGAACGGTTACAAGAGcgttcagaaatattttagaaacaaaaattgtCTCAATGTGCCGagcgacctttgacctcatgtTATTTCATCAGAGGCAAAATCAGGTGAAAATGTTGGTATGAACAGATGTGCATGTGAGGACGTCGTCCTCGTCCCACCGGACCAAACGAGCTTTTCCTCGACTGGCTTCAGGCGCCTCGCAGCCTCAGTCAGCAAAAGGCCACATTCTGAGTAGAGAGCCGACTGAAACAGGAGGAGCTTCAGCTGTGGGATGTAAAAGACAGTTTGAGTTTCCTTCAGGTCTAGAAGATGTAAAATATCTGACAGTTTAAATCTGTGCATATAGAATAAACAGCAAACCAGTGGACACATGCAGTATATATACTGTCTCACATTCACTCTGCTTATGATCAAAATATGGATGATTCAGTTTTCTTCATATATCAGTAAAAGACACTTGAAAGaacatatgtacaaaatattttatttctatttgctcatttaaatatttcactgacTTGTTCAGGTTTGTGACTGACGTTTACCTCCAGGCAGGAAGTGAGGAGGTCATGTGACCTTTCACACTAAGTGATACTGGTTAGAGTGGACACTCtgttatttgatttaaaaacaaattagttgCTAAAAGTCTAAATTATTTTAGAGGTTCCAGAAGTTAGAAAAATGTCCGTCAATTGTTGCCGGTGGGATTAAAACTAAATGACAGAACAAGATGCATGGAAGCTTCAGATCAACAAATCTGtagtgaaaatgtattaaattataaCCTAAACTTCAGATCTCATTGTATATTTTGAATATACAATGAGATTTAAATAAGATTatttaaatctcatttaaatcttatttaaaatcttattttaaataagatttattGATCAATTAGTGCAAATTAAATTGCAGatataagtaaataaaaccgATTTAGTAAAATCTGGAGTTTTAATTTTATCTCCTGGTGAGTTACAgattttaaatcaacttttttataTCAGATATTCTGTCATcagaaataaagtcaaagaTCTTCATAACGTTTTGAAACTTCAAtgaaaacttagaaaaaaatatcatcatcttcatcttcatctcaaaagttttaatttcctgaagcaaaacactgaaaactttTCATTCAGTGGTTTTTATCTGTAGCAGTCAGGTGTTTCTCCTCAGTCCTGTATGTTCCAGTTTCCCCTGAACGCCCCGTCCTCCTCGGTCCTGTATCTTCCCGTTNNNNNNNNNNNNNNNNNNNNNNNNNNNNNNNNNNNNNNNNNNNNNNNNNNNNNNNNNNNNNNNNNNNNNNNNNNNNNNNNNNNNNNNNNNNNNNNNNNNNNNNNNNNNNNNNNNNNNNNNNNNNNNNNNNNNNNNNNNNNNNNNNNNNNNNNNNNNNNNNNNNNNNNNNNNNNNNNNNNNNNNNNNNNNNNNNNNNNNNNNNNNNNNNNNNNNNNNNNNNNNNNNNNNNNNNNNNNNNNNNNNNNNNNNNNNNNNNNNNNNNNNNNNNNNNNNNNNNNNNNNNNNNNNNNNNNNNNNNNNNNNNNNNNNNNNNNNNNNNNNNNNNNNNNNNNNNNNNNNNNNNNNNNNNNNNNNNNNNNNNNNNNNNNNNNNNNNNNNNNNNNNNNNNNNNNNNNNNNNNNNNNNNNNNNNNNNNNNNNNNNNNNNNNNNNNNNNNNNNNNNNNNNNNNNNNNNNNNNNNNNNNNNNNNNNNNNNNNNNNNNNNNNNNNNNNNNNNNNNNNNNNNNNNNNNNNNNNNNNNNNNNNNNNNNNNNNNNNNNNNNNNNNNNNNNNNNNNNNNNNNNNNNNNNNNNNNNNNNNNNNNNNNNNNNNNNNNNNNNNNNNNNNNNNNNNNNNNNNNNNNNNNNNNNNNNNNNNNNNNNNNNNNNNNNNNNNNNNNNNNNNNNNNNNNNNNNNNNNNNNNNNNNNNNNNNNNNNNNNNNNNNNNNNNNNNNNNNNNNNNNNNNNNNNNNNNNNNNNNNNNNNNNNNNNNNNNNNNNNNNNNNNNNNNNNNNNNNNNNNNNNNNNNNNNNNNNNNNNNNNNNNNNNNNNNNNNNNNNNNNNNNNNNNNNNNNNNNNNNNNNNNNNNNNNNNNNNNNNNNNNNNNNNNNNNNNNNNNNNNNNNNNNNNNNNNNNNNNNNNNNNNNNNNNCAGTCCTGTATCTTCCCGTTTCCCCTGAACGCCCCGTCCTCCAGTCCTGTATCTTCCCGTTTCCCCTGAACGCCCCGTCCTCCTCAGCTGGTCTTGGGCAGTCTGTAGATGCCGGTGGAAACGATCAGCTGATGCTCCCTGACTTTCCTCTGCAGGAAGGCCTCCAGCTCGTTGACGTCCATCTCCGTGACGACGGGTCCCGTGGCGACGAACATGCGCAGCATGGTGTGGATGCGCTCCAGCGTCATGCTGTCCAGGTTGGTGAGCATGGCCTGGATGTAGGCCCAGAACAGCTGCGGGAACAAACAGGGTCAAAGGTCGGTTAGTTACACAGAACCGATGCTGcttattgtgactttattctcttaacgtctttattttattctcataactaATCTTATGACGTTATTCCCCACATGGCTCCTCTACTGTAACGTTtctaccagcgttgctctgagcagcagctcagctccaccagctgtttgctgattggctagtctgaaggagctgagagggggaggagctgcaccttgaAGGCGGGGCAACGTCCAGCCAGGCGTTTtgcagctgagtggttgccatggagattaaagatTCTCAAACATGGAAGAATCAAAGTAAAACTCCAGGTTTGTCTCTGATGGGG
This region includes:
- the LOC103460653 gene encoding ras-related protein Rab-35 — protein: MAGKDYNHLFKLLIIGDSNVGKSSLLLRFADNSFSGSYITTIGVDFKIRTVDMEGERVKLQIWDTAGQERFRTITSTYYRNTHGVIIVYDVTNPESFVNVKRWLNEISENCDNVCKILVGNKNDDPAKKKVDTQDAVQFGASLGVPVFETSAKENKNVEEMFMAFTRMVLHAKKESRDRAERERFREKDTVNISTQKDRGHRKRAKKCC